Proteins from one Acanthopagrus latus isolate v.2019 chromosome 18, fAcaLat1.1, whole genome shotgun sequence genomic window:
- the rmnd5b gene encoding E3 ubiquitin-protein transferase RMND5B, with protein sequence MEQCACVERELEKVLHRFVMYGHQSEERLDELLRSVCEIRGQLVAFGVQDADLSVLSQTMAQCCKNIKETVQMLASRHKDIHGSVSKVGKAIDRNFDAEISAVVAETVWDTPERQKYLSETIVEHLYRQGMLSVAEDLCQESGVVIDMSMKQPFLELNRILEALRMQDLRPALEWAVTNRQRLLDLNSSLEFKLHRLYFISLLSGGIGNQMEALQYARHFQPFASQHQRDIQILMGSLVYLRHGIENSPYRSLLETNQWAEICNIFTRDACALLGLSVESPLSVSFASGCMALPVLMNIKQVIEQRQCSGVWTHKDELPIEIDLGKKCWYHSVFACPILRQQTSESNPPMKLICGHVISRDALNKLTNAGKLKCPYCPMEQNPSHAKQIYF encoded by the exons ATGGAACAGTGTGCTTGTGTTGAGCGGGAGCTGGAGAAAGTGCTCCATCGCTTTGTAATGTACGGCCACCAGTCTGAGGAGAGGCTAGATGAGCTCCTGCGCAGTGTCTGTGAGATACGAGGACAACTAGTTGCCTTTG GAGTACAAGATGCAGACTTATCAGTCCTATCTCAGACCATGGCACAGTGTTGTAagaatatcaaagaaacagtgcAGATGCTGGCCTCCCGACATAAGGACATCCATGGCAGTGTGTCAAAAGTGGGCAAAGCCATTGACAGG aatTTTGATGCAGAGATCAGTGCTGTGGTGGCAGAGACGGTGTGGGACACcccagaaagacagaaataccTGAGTGAGACAATTGTGGAGCACCTGTACAGACAAGGGATGCTCAGTGTAGCAGAGGATCTGTGTCAG GAGTCTGGTGTAGTTATAGATATGAGTATGAAGCAGCCGTTCCTGGAGCTGAACAGAATCCTCGAAGCTTTGAGGATGCAGGACCTCCGGCCAGCACTAGA GTGGGCTGTAACGAATCGGCAGCGCCTTTTGGACCTGAACAGCAGTCTAGAATTCAAGTTGCACCGCTTGTACTTCATCAGCCTGCTCAGTGGGGGAATCGGCAACCAAATGGAGGCCCTGCAGTATGCCAGGCACTTCCAGCCCTTCGCCTCTCAGCACCAGAGAG ATATTCAGATCCTGATGGGCAGTCTTGTGTACCTGCGTCACGGCATTGAGAACTCTCCATACCGCAGTCTGCTGGAGACAAATCAGTGGGCCGAGATCTGTAACATCTTCACCAGGGATGCCTGTGCTTTACTGGGCCTCTCTGTAGAATCACCACTCAGTGTTAG ttTTGCTTCAGGCTGTATGGCCCTGCCGGTGTTGATGAACATCAAACAGGTGATCGAGCAGAGGCAATGCAGCGGAGTCTGGACGCACAAGGATGAGCTGCCT ATTGAAATCGACCTTGGGAAGAAGTGCTGGTACCACTCTGTGTTCGCCTGCCCAATACTCAGGCAGCAGACGTCAGAGAGCAACCCACCCATGAAGCTCATCTGTGGCCACGTCATCTCTAGAGATGCCCTCAACAAACTGACTAACGCTGGGAA GTTGAAATGTCCGTACTGCCCCATGGAGCAGAATCCGTCACATGCCAAGCAGATCTATTTTTGA